The genomic region ATGTGATGGGATGGCAGACGACATTCTGGTTTGCCAAACAGGCCCATCTTCACGACTGGACCGGCAGCTTCGCCAATCGCACAGCGTTCGGAATTCTGATGGCGTTCGGTATTCTGGCCTGTCTGTTTTTGTATGATCAAAGCCGGGCCTTGATCTCGGCCAAGCGCCTTGACCAGGCGGGTGGCTGGCTGGCGATTGCTGTGCTTTTTGCAGCGGCCCTCGTCCAAAGCCATTCGCGGTTGGTCTTTGTCATGGCGCTGGTTGGCAGTGTGATTTTCATCATCTTGACCCCGCGCGAAAACGTGCAAAGCACTAAGCGGCTGATTGTAATCGCGCTTGGCATCATTGCGACCATCACCATCGCAATCATGGCATCCCCGGAACTTTTCGACCGCTTCACCGACCTTGCCCGCAGTGATCTGATACAGCGCGATGATTTGTGGATCACCGCCCTGCAGGCGATTGCAGAAAGACCATTGACCGGATGGGGCACGGACAGCATTGGACTGGTCATTGCTCATTTCGCCACCCCGGACCTGAACGCCGATGCCCACTGGTTTAGCAGCCATAACCTCTGGCTTGATGGCGCAATCATGTTTGGGGTTCCGGTCATGCTGATCCTCGCAACAGCACTTACACTCGCGATCAAAACGGTTCTTACAACGTGCCAGCAACCCGACACGCGTGCGCTTTTGATCGCCCTTTTGGCGATGGCAATGCTTTGCAGCATGGGTGATTGGGTCATGGTCATGCCCGCCCTTATTCTGCCGGTGGTGATGCAGGGGATGGCAAGCTTTGAAGCCGCACTTGCAGCCCTTCGCGCAATGCCTGCACCCTTGGATCACGCGGGGCAATCGCCTGTGCCTGATCCTGAAGCTTTGCGCTAAGCACCAAATCATCCTCGGCCACTATTCCCGCCTTCAGCGCCAGCGAGACCGGATCAAACGGCCGTTCGACCAGCCGCTGTTTGAGCAGTGCGTCAAGTTCCGTGCCATCGACCACCATCGCATCACGCTCTGCACCAAAGCCGCCTCCGTTGGCAAAGGCTGCGCGTTTGTTTTCAAGCTGCGATAGCGCCCTGCCTTCCGAAACCAGGACCACGCCGCCAGAGCCAATCAACAGCAGGGCAATCACAATCAGGGCAGCCTTCATGACGTCGCCCCCTCGGTTGCCATGGCCGTCTGTGGCTTGCCATAGGCGGCACGCGGCTTGGCACCGTTCAAAACAATGCCCTCCGGCACTATATTGGCCGCGCGCAATTGCGACAGGGCCTGGGTGATATCGCGGCGCTTGCTGTGGCCGCAGCGCAGGGCAAACAGCCTGACATCGGCCAGTCCCAGCGCAATCACACCATCGGCAACCGACAGGATCGGCGGCGTATCGATAATCACATGATCAAACCGGGTGCGCAGGCGCTTGATCAAATCAGGTAATTGCCCGTCAATCATGCCCGTCGCGATATTCCCAGGTACTGGCATACGCGCACCAAGATATCGATACCCCTCGCCGTTTTCTGCGCCGGCGAGGGCGGCATCCAGATCCACAATCCCTGACATCACATCAGTCAGATCAGCAGTCATGTCACCGTCATGCCGCGCCCGGTTTGGCGGCGCCGGGTCATGCAAATCCGCATCAAGGACAATCACCGATGCTCCTAGTCCAGTCAGCTTTTTGGCCAGCGCATGAACGATGTGACTTTTGCCATCGCCCGAGAGTGCTGAGCCAACCGCAATCACCTGCCCGTCCTTATCGGATTTGCTTGTTGCATCTCCGCCCTGCACCATGATCCGCATCAAAACTGCCAGATGGCCTGCGGCTTCGTCATGGGCAGCAACGCTGGTGGTCTTGTCCGCCCTCGACTGTTCCGGGATACGGGCAAATAACGGGATGCACAACGCCGCCTGAGGATCAAAGTCGTCATCAATGCTCTGATCGAAATAGTGACGCAGCAATGCGGCAATCACAGCAGCAAACAGCGCCATCATGATCGCCAAGATGGCAAGATCGCGCTTGGCCGGAAATTCGGATGCCGCTGGCAAAGTTGGCGCACGCAGGATCGCGGCATCCCCCTGAAATGCTGCCATTTCACGGCGCAAGGCTTGCACCTGCTGGCCCAGCTCCTGAACATTGGCGCGCGCCATGGCGACAGACCGCACCAGGGCAGCCTGCCCCTGAACGCTTGTATTACGCAGCGCCATACGTTCCTGCCAACGATCCCGTTGGGCCGTGATCAGACGCAGCTTTTCTTCCGCCCCGGCAAGGGTGATATCCATTTGACCGGCGATATTGCTGGCGACAGCGCTCAGTTGTTTATGCAGATCATCCAGTTCTTGCTGCTTGCCCTGCATGGTTGGATGCTTGGGGCCGTAACGCTGATCAAGCCTGACGAATTCCTGTTTCGTCGTCTCGAATTGTGCCGAGATTTGGCGTACCATCGGATGGCTTGCCACACCGTCAATCGCCAGCAGTTCATCAAGGTTTGCCGCCTCATTGCGGCTTTGGCGCGCAAGCCTGAGGCTGACAACCTCTTGCCCCAGTTTTTCAGCCTGCTCATCGAGTGCATAGATGCGATCAAGCATCCGCGCATTCTCATCCGGGTCCAGAATACCGGCGCTGTTTTGCAAGCTGGCCAGATCCCCTTCCAGACCATCCAAGTCAGTTTGCGCAGATTGAAATTGCGCTTCCGCCTCGGCAAGTTGCCTTCGAATGGCGGCTTTTTGCCGGTCTTCACGCTGCCACAGATAGCTTTCAACAACGGCCATCAACGCCTCTTGCGCTGTTTTCGGATGGCTCGCGGTGAACGACACTTCAATGACCGCCGCATTGCCAACCCGGGCGATTTCCAAAGCATTGCGAAGATGAGAGATCCCGTCTGTTTCGAGATCACTGGATATCGGCGTATCCGTCAGCGAGACACCCTCTCCGCGCAAAACCGAAAGTGCGGTGGAAAGTGTTTCCTGCCCTTTGATTTCGGCAATTGCCGTTTCGATTTCCTGGGCGGTTACAATGCGACGGTCA from Thalassospira indica harbors:
- a CDS encoding O-antigen ligase family protein — translated: MAQIILAPLLLGGLRTWALAILAILTGIGVLAICLRPGPAQIGKHLLFLWIGIAALIGWAILQSLPIWPVQAYPFNAPHVALAPHGWLNMATYLIWLGGVASLTALVGRLNTHLNITIARTIVITCAVQVALAAGADVMGWQTTFWFAKQAHLHDWTGSFANRTAFGILMAFGILACLFLYDQSRALISAKRLDQAGGWLAIAVLFAAALVQSHSRLVFVMALVGSVIFIILTPRENVQSTKRLIVIALGIIATITIAIMASPELFDRFTDLARSDLIQRDDLWITALQAIAERPLTGWGTDSIGLVIAHFATPDLNADAHWFSSHNLWLDGAIMFGVPVMLILATALTLAIKTVLTTCQQPDTRALLIALLAMAMLCSMGDWVMVMPALILPVVMQGMASFEAALAALRAMPAPLDHAGQSPVPDPEALR
- a CDS encoding GumC family protein; amino-acid sequence: MTEHPNHPVAITSSAQERFDPSLRDLLSILWQRRGVVALTFVVVLIALLSGIANWQGDYRSVTEIGLSSNVEIAERQMPAAFNTDRRIVTAQEIETAIAEIKGQETLSTALSVLRGEGVSLTDTPISSDLETDGISHLRNALEIARVGNAAVIEVSFTASHPKTAQEALMAVVESYLWQREDRQKAAIRRQLAEAEAQFQSAQTDLDGLEGDLASLQNSAGILDPDENARMLDRIYALDEQAEKLGQEVVSLRLARQSRNEAANLDELLAIDGVASHPMVRQISAQFETTKQEFVRLDQRYGPKHPTMQGKQQELDDLHKQLSAVASNIAGQMDITLAGAEEKLRLITAQRDRWQERMALRNTSVQGQAALVRSVAMARANVQELGQQVQALRREMAAFQGDAAILRAPTLPAASEFPAKRDLAILAIMMALFAAVIAALLRHYFDQSIDDDFDPQAALCIPLFARIPEQSRADKTTSVAAHDEAAGHLAVLMRIMVQGGDATSKSDKDGQVIAVGSALSGDGKSHIVHALAKKLTGLGASVIVLDADLHDPAPPNRARHDGDMTADLTDVMSGIVDLDAALAGAENGEGYRYLGARMPVPGNIATGMIDGQLPDLIKRLRTRFDHVIIDTPPILSVADGVIALGLADVRLFALRCGHSKRRDITQALSQLRAANIVPEGIVLNGAKPRAAYGKPQTAMATEGATS